A stretch of the bacterium genome encodes the following:
- a CDS encoding acyl carrier protein gives MADADDIKQRIKKTIVEALRLKQAPESIEDDGALFVGGLNLDSIDILTLISELEERFEIRIEDDEIRQVNSVNDIAAMIQGKKNLSNN, from the coding sequence ATGGCCGATGCTGATGATATCAAACAACGGATAAAAAAAACAATCGTCGAAGCACTGCGTTTGAAGCAGGCGCCGGAAAGCATTGAAGATGACGGGGCGTTGTTTGTCGGCGGGCTGAATCTGGATTCGATTGATATTCTCACCTTGATTTCCGAACTTGAAGAGCGGTTTGAAATTCGTATTGAAGATGATGAAATTCGCCAGGTCAATTCTGTCAATGATATTGCCGCAATGATTCAAGGAAAGAAAAATCTCTCAAATAATTGA